Proteins found in one Epinephelus fuscoguttatus linkage group LG4, E.fuscoguttatus.final_Chr_v1 genomic segment:
- the phlda2 gene encoding pleckstrin homology-like domain family A member 2: protein MKMSAAEISQILKEGELEKRSDNLLQFWKRKTCVLTTDSLNIYADTQKRSKGKELKLQSIKKVDCVERTGKFVYFTIVTTDNKEIDFRCSGEENCWNAVITMALIDYQNRKAIQDFKTRQDNESASPGQQERRMARAP, encoded by the coding sequence ATGAAAATGTCAGCGGCGGAGATCAGCCAGATCCTCAAGGAGGGAGAGCTGGAGAAGAGGAGCGACAACCTGCTCCAGTTCTGGAAGAGGAAGACGTGCGTCCTGACCACGGACAGCCTCAACATTTACGCCGACACGCAGAAGCGCTCCAAGGGCAAGGAGCTCAAGCTGCAGTCCATCAAGAAGGTGGACTGCGTGGAGCGCACCGGCAAGTTCGTCTATTTCACCATCGTCACCACAGACAATAAGGAGATCGATTTCCGGTGTTCTGGAGAGGAGAACTGCTGGAACGCAGTGATCACCATGGCCCTGATCGATTACCAGAACAGAAAGGCCATCCAGGACTTTAAAACGCGGCAGGACAATGAGAGCGCGTCTCCCGGACAGCAGGAGAGGCGCATGGCGAGGGCGCCCTGA
- the nap1l4a gene encoding nucleosome assembly protein 1-like 4a isoform X1: MDANKGKGEQGMQNPAGQADRPPNYHFLESMLPKVVKRRVHALKRLQVQCANIEAKFYEEVHELERKYAALYQPLFDKRREIVTGTVEPTDEDCEWHSDREEEEELAEEVKEKAAIEDAKKEEATPEEDPKGIPEFWLTIFKSVDMLSDMLQEHDEPILKHLKDIQVKFSEPGQPMSFTLEFHFEPNGYFNNAVLTKVYKMKSEPDASDPFSFEGPEIIDCEGCQIDWHKGKDVTVKTIKKKQKHKGRGTVRTVTKQVPNDSFFNFFNPIKASPDGEMDEDSEFTLATDFEIGHFFRERIVPRAVLYFTGEALEDDESFEEEELEEGEDEEQEEEGDDDDDEGDFDPKKEQPQPAECKQQ; this comes from the exons CATGCTCCCTAAGGTAGTGAAGAGGCGAGTGCATGCCTTGAAACGGCTACAGGTGCAGTGTGCCAACATAGAGGCTAAATTCTACGAGGAAGTCCATGAGCTAGAGAGGAAGTATGCTGCCCTCTATCAGCCACTGTTTGACAAG agacGAGAAATTGTCACAGGAACAGTGGAACCCACAGACGAAGACTGTGAGTGGCATagtgacagagaggaagaggaggagctagcT GAGGAAGTAAAGGAAAAAGCTGCTATTGAGGATGCAAAGAAAGAGGAAGCCACACCTGAGGAAGACCCAAAAGGCATCCCCGAGTTCTGGCTCACCATATTCAAGAGTGTGGACATGCTCAGTGACATGCTACAG GAACATGATGAGCCCATCCTAAAGCACCTGAAAGATATTCAAGTCAAATTTTCTGAGCCAGGACAACCAATG AGTTTCACATTAGAGTTCCACTTTGAGCCCAATGGCTACTTCAACAACGCAGTCCTCACTAAAGTCTACAAGATGAAGTCAGAGCCTGATGCCTCAGACCCTTTCTCATTTGAGGGGCCAGAGATCATTGACTGTGAAGG CTGTCAGATAGACTGGCACAAGGGGAAGGATGTGACTGTGAAAACTATtaagaagaagcagaagcatAAAGGCCGTGGCACTGTCCGCACTGTTACCAAACAGGTCCCCAACGACTCTTTCTTCAACTTCTTTAACCCCATCAAAG CTTCACCAGACGGAGAAATG GATGAAGACTCTGAGTTCACCCTAGCCACAGACTTTGAGATTGGTCATTTCTTCCGTGAGAGAATAGTTCCCAGAGCAGTGCTGTACTTCACTGGAGAGGCCCTGGAAGATGACGAGAGC tttgaagaggaggagctggaagagGGAGAAGATGAG gagcaagaggaggagggtgatgatgacgatgatgaggGAGACTTTGACCCCAAG AAAGAACAGCCCCAGCCTGCCGAATGCAAACAGCAGTAA
- the nap1l4a gene encoding nucleosome assembly protein 1-like 4a isoform X2 produces the protein MDANKGKGEQGMQNPAGQADRPPNYHFLESMLPKVVKRRVHALKRLQVQCANIEAKFYEEVHELERKYAALYQPLFDKRREIVTGTVEPTDEDCEWHSDREEEEELAEEVKEKAAIEDAKKEEATPEEDPKGIPEFWLTIFKSVDMLSDMLQEHDEPILKHLKDIQVKFSEPGQPMSFTLEFHFEPNGYFNNAVLTKVYKMKSEPDASDPFSFEGPEIIDCEGCQIDWHKGKDVTVKTIKKKQKHKGRGTVRTVTKQVPNDSFFNFFNPIKASPDGEMDEDSEFTLATDFEIGHFFRERIVPRAVLYFTGEALEDDESFEEEELEEGEDEEQEEEGDDDDDEGDFDPKA, from the exons CATGCTCCCTAAGGTAGTGAAGAGGCGAGTGCATGCCTTGAAACGGCTACAGGTGCAGTGTGCCAACATAGAGGCTAAATTCTACGAGGAAGTCCATGAGCTAGAGAGGAAGTATGCTGCCCTCTATCAGCCACTGTTTGACAAG agacGAGAAATTGTCACAGGAACAGTGGAACCCACAGACGAAGACTGTGAGTGGCATagtgacagagaggaagaggaggagctagcT GAGGAAGTAAAGGAAAAAGCTGCTATTGAGGATGCAAAGAAAGAGGAAGCCACACCTGAGGAAGACCCAAAAGGCATCCCCGAGTTCTGGCTCACCATATTCAAGAGTGTGGACATGCTCAGTGACATGCTACAG GAACATGATGAGCCCATCCTAAAGCACCTGAAAGATATTCAAGTCAAATTTTCTGAGCCAGGACAACCAATG AGTTTCACATTAGAGTTCCACTTTGAGCCCAATGGCTACTTCAACAACGCAGTCCTCACTAAAGTCTACAAGATGAAGTCAGAGCCTGATGCCTCAGACCCTTTCTCATTTGAGGGGCCAGAGATCATTGACTGTGAAGG CTGTCAGATAGACTGGCACAAGGGGAAGGATGTGACTGTGAAAACTATtaagaagaagcagaagcatAAAGGCCGTGGCACTGTCCGCACTGTTACCAAACAGGTCCCCAACGACTCTTTCTTCAACTTCTTTAACCCCATCAAAG CTTCACCAGACGGAGAAATG GATGAAGACTCTGAGTTCACCCTAGCCACAGACTTTGAGATTGGTCATTTCTTCCGTGAGAGAATAGTTCCCAGAGCAGTGCTGTACTTCACTGGAGAGGCCCTGGAAGATGACGAGAGC tttgaagaggaggagctggaagagGGAGAAGATGAG gagcaagaggaggagggtgatgatgacgatgatgaggGAGACTTTGACCCCAAG GCATAA